In Torulaspora delbrueckii CBS 1146 chromosome 1, complete genome, one genomic interval encodes:
- the SLD3 gene encoding Sld3p (similar to Saccharomyces cerevisiae SLD3 (YGL113W); ancestral locus Anc_6.140), whose protein sequence is MDSWELVASVRQLPETFDVDLSHPKLLPSSQLPLKIQDHIDNSESSVKHVVKDQTEMVLLLERYGKSYCICWPVVGCCLTDFSLQDVHHQVTGKPAELDKDWNKLQFKELLNQWRETHADRLSDAPIRLNMRLPESLSSQARNTQIDMTPESYLETKYFESLFFIHLPLAYFVKSNLERFKSMCRGTSAKDPKKAYKKCLFSKLLANKEFDQRHENNKLLKAPIENDIATERRGIAFSKYLIADEDTLLQDFATILRIREIKLQIILLLENIYIDGLDSNFKDFETKYRSRLKARSLNVTRLVSRRTKKNRSKRLGDNDDEPKFDCCEQLDLYLDKLCILDVLLASEPFKVNNNANVIHEHKQSILNRSKEASSLGFANLVLVPYFTRKAPNAISFIVHKLRGPRLKTKKPTRRKNTVSEHIDNFVENYTSVVNLGSRNSSIVSPTPSSPDGSNTPASLHHMISPTPECINSRTYSNLDSFFEGGPPTKRVPSFISRTSSDLTMNHLEKRQLSVTEFTSQKSVSAGRSHSASAKRASSSFTSPQQSFCRVGKRKIPGKLSRSMSNVVTDQESDSVQVMSTPLKRIEKVSSTRVTLQNIVESPVNTLDASNTQAKEVETSPDPTQNLLREVVAPTKPTSRKIVRRRLFAP, encoded by the coding sequence ATGGATAGCTGGGAATTAGTTGCTTCAGTAAGACAACTGCCAGAGACTTTTGATGTTGATTTGAGTCACCCGAAACTTCTTCCATCTTCTCAgctgccattgaagatACAAGATCACATAGACAATTCAGAGTCTTCAGTCAAACATGTTGTCAAGGACCAAACAGAGATGGTTTTACTTTTGGAAAGGTACGGCAAAAGTTACTGCATATGTTGGCCAGTCGTTGGATGTTGTTTGACTGACTTTTCACTGCAAGatgttcatcatcaagtGACTGGCAAACCAGCAGAGTTGGATAAAGACTGGAATAAATTACAGTTTAAAGAGTTGCTAAATCAATGGAGAGAAACGCATGCTGATCGATTGTCGGATGCACCTATCAGGCTGAATATGAGGCTTCCAGAATCCCTCTCATCTCAAGCTCGAAATACTCAAATTGATATGACACCAGAGAGTTATCTCGAGACAAAGTACTTTGAATCACTATTCTTCATCCATTTACCATTAGCTTATTTTGTGAAATCCAATTTAGAGAGATTCAAAAGCATGTGCAGAGGCACATCTGCTAAAGATCCTAAGAAGGCTTACAAAAAATGTCTATTCAGTAAGCTGCTTGCCAACAAGGAGTTTGACCAACGCCATGAGAATAATAAACTTCTAAAGGCCCCAATAGAGAACGACATCGCTACCGAAAGGCGTGGGATAGCCTTTAGTAAATATCTCATTgcagatgaagatacaTTGCTTCAAGACTTTGCGACAATCCTAAGAATTCGAGAAATTAAGCTGCAAATCATTCTCTTACTGGAAAACATATACATCGATGGGCTTGATtcgaatttcaaagatttcgAAACAAAATACAGGTCTAGGCTGAAGGCAAGATCACTTAATGTAACAAGGCTAGTTTCTAGACGGACCAAAAAGAACAGATCGAAAAGACTAGGcgataatgatgatgagccaAAATTTGATTGCTGTGAACAGCTGGATCTTTACCTCGACAAACTCTGTATCCTGGATGTTCTACTGGCTAGCGAGCCATTCAAAGTCAATAATAACGCCAATGTAATCCACGAGCATAAACAAAGCATCTTAAACCGAAGCAAAGAAGCATCATCCTTGGGATTCGCAAATTTGGTTCTAGTACCGTACTTCACTAGGAAAGCTCCAAATGCCATTAGCTTCATTGTCCATAAGCTCAGAGGTCCAAGGCTAAAAACTAAAAAACCTACCAGGAGGAAGAACACAGTAAGTGAGCATATCGATAACTTTGTTGAGAACTACACCTCCGTTGTCAATTTGggatcaagaaattcatcaatagtGAGCCCTACTCCATCATCACCAGATGGTAGCAACACTCCAGCGTCCCTTCACCATATGATAAGTCCTACGCCGGAGTGCATAAACTCTAGAACTTACTCAAATTTGGACAGCTTTTTCGAAGGGGGACCACCGACCAAAAGAGTTCCTTCATTCATCTCCCGCACTTCCTCTGATTTAACCATGAATcatttggagaaaagacAGCTTTCAGTCACAGAATTTACATCACAGAAAAGTGTCTCAGCGGGTAGATCTCATTCTGCGTCAGCTAAAAGAGCTTCTTCTAGCTTCACATCTCCACAACAATCATTCTGTAGGGTTGGTAAGCGTAAAATACCAGGAAAACTCTCCAGATCAATGTCAAATGTTGTCACTGACCAGGAATCGGATTCAGTTCAAGTCATGAGTACACCTCTCAAGAGGATTGAAAAGGTCTCATCCACCCGGGTTACACTTCAGAACATCGTTGAAAGTCCTGTGAATACTCTAGACGCCTCAAACACACAAGCTAAGGAGGTCGAAACCAGTCCTGATCCAACTCAGAATCTCTTACGTGAGGTTGTAGCTCCAACAAAACCAACTTCAAGGAAAATCGTCAGAAGGCGACTTTTCGCACCATGA
- the PBP2 gene encoding telomere maintenance protein PBP2 (similar to Saccharomyces cerevisiae PBP2 (YBR233W); ancestral locus Anc_6.139): MASTDGNGTMSPNLLKRKKEDCAEEQLEAEIKRVALDDDTELPAVGNEDQRMNGDHSSPQDGEEEHLGSHESIDGMDNSSRHVHLRMLCLVKQASMIVGHKGENISKIKAVTSTRINVSDNVRGVPERVVYVRGSCENVAKAFGMIVRSINDRHGEEGYDGNSIMSTINLLISHHLMGCIIGKHGSRLREIEELSAARLSASPQQLIMSNDRILSITGVADAIHIATFYIGQTIMKCKEAFKSKKAIFYQPSPVYSVLVNGASHGGYSHQKHHQYHPNDKYTNSRAGKRVVRPAMMATTPTAQPLPQENNGSQVTYTAAAAANATSFTPSFTIPNVRIIDEPAPPAQTMAIIEQEVYIDENYVGNIIGKEGKHINSIKEATGCSIYIADPVEGSLERRLTVKGTSMGSQAAIMLISNKIEIDRANKERNR; encoded by the coding sequence ATGGCTAGTACGGATGGGAATGGAACTATGTCGCCCAATCTTTTAAAACGCAAGAAGGAGGACTGTGCGGAAGAACAGCTTGAAgcagagatcaagagagtCGCTTTGGATGATGACACAGAGCTACCTGCTGTCGGAAATGAAGACCAGAGAATGAATGGAGATCATTCGAGCCCGCAGGATGGCGAGGAAGAACATCTAGGCTCTCATGAGAGTATAGATGGTATGGACAATAGTAGCCGGCACGTCCATCTTAGGATGCTATGTCTGGTGAAACAGGCTTCGATGATAGTGGGACATAAGGGTGAGAATATCTCAAAGATTAAAGCAGTTACTTCTACCAGGATTAACGTGTCAGATAATGTTAGAGGAGTACCCGAAAGAGTAGTTTATGTCAGAGGTTCCTGTGAAAATGTTGCAAAGGCCTTTGGTATGATCGTCAGATCGATCAATGATAGAcatggagaagaaggatatGATGGAAATAGCATTATGAGCACTATAAATTTATTGATTTCGCACCATCTTATGGGATGCATCATTGGTAAGCATGGATCCCGTTTACGCGAGATAGAAGAATTGAGTGCTGCAAGACTGTCGGCGTCCCCACAACAACTGATAATGTCCAATGACCGCATATTGAGTATCACAGGTGTCGCTGATGCTATCCATATTGCCACATTCTACATAGGGCAAACGATTATGAAATGCAAGGAAGCATTCAAGTCGAAAAAAGCTATATTCTACCAACCAAGCCCAGTGTACTCTGTGCTGGTAAATGGAGCTTCACACGGTGGTTactctcatcaaaaacatcatcaataCCATCCAAATGATAAATATACGAACAGTCGCGCCGGTAAAAGGGTTGTCAGACCAGCTATGATGGCAACTACTCCCACCGCTCAGCCACTTCCTCAAGAAAATAACGGTTCACAAGTCACTTATACAGCCGCTGCTGCAGCCAACGCAACTTCTTTCACACCAAGCTTCACAATTCCAAATGTTCGTATCATCGACGAGCCCGCACCACCGGCTCAGACAATGGCCATAATCGAACAGGAAGTATacattgatgaaaattatGTCGGAAACATTATTGGGAAAGAGGGCAAGCACATCAACTCTATCAAGGAAGCTACTGGTTGTTCAATTTACATAGCCGATCCGGTCGAGGGTTCGCTAGAGCGTAGATTGACGGTGAAGGGCACTTCAATGGGTTCTCAAGCTGCGATAATGCTTATAAGCAATAAGATCGAGATTGACAGGGCCAACAAGGAGAGAAATAGGTGA
- the ARC40 gene encoding Arc40p (similar to Saccharomyces cerevisiae ARC40 (YBR234C); ancestral locus Anc_6.143) — translation MSVSHHDKSVVAAFKLVKAPIYSHCYSNDKSLLAITCDTNCLVYRLQGPNSQPKLVATLADHDKTVTAVDISVHGRIVTCSQDRNAYVWEPLSDGTYRATLVLLRINRAATAVCWAPSGYKFAVGSSARIIAVCYYEQENNWWVSKHIRKPIKSTVNCLSWHENGVLLASGGTDGYMRVFSGFIKGLDSKDIMTGSPWGDKFPFGSLVKEWYQGSYIHDVEWRSNIEKVGYVSHDGCLSVADSQGQVQTVDAPEGLPYRSLLWINDHEILCGGYSCHPVMFTEGTGAWKFSQSLDQVNKGAPAASHFAGDNDEDDENPTFGMSALRKFKELDLKGKVTAHEQESAHENAIVQLRTFAESNGQVTQVSSCGLDGKIVIYSV, via the coding sequence ATGTCTGTTTCCCACCATGATAAGTCTGTTGTAGCTGCTTTTAAGCTGGTTAAGGCCCCCATTTACTCGCATTGTTACTCGAACGATAAATCGCTGTTGGCGATCACTTGCGACACCAATTGCCTTGTTTATAGGTTGCAGGGACCCAATTCGCAGCCCAAATTGGTCGCTACGTTGGCGGACCATGATAAAACCGTTACCGCGGTGGATATCTCTGTACATGGACGTATTGTGACTTGTTCGCAGGATAGAAATGCCTATGTGTGGGAACCCTTGAGTGATGGAACCTATAGAGCCACACTGGTATTGTTGCGTATCAATAGAGCTGCTACTGCGGTGTGTTGGGCACCTAGTGGGTACAAGTTTGCTGTGGGTTCAAGTGCTCGTATCATTGCAGTCTGTTACTATGAGCAGGAGAACAACTGGTGGGTTTCAAAACATATTAGAAAGCCGATCAAGTCTACTGTTAACTGCCTGTCGTGGCATGAAAATGGTGTACTATTGGCATCCGGAGGAACTGACGGTTATATGAGAGTTTTCTCTGGGTTTATCAAGGGCTTGGACTCGAAAGATATAATGACAGGGTCTCCGTGGGGGGATAAGTTCCCATTTGGAAGTCTTGTGAAGGAATGGTACCAGGGATCCTATATTCATGACGTTGAATGGAGAAGCAATATTGAAAAGGTGGGCTATGTGTCTCACGATGGGTGTTTAAGTGTCGCCGACTCACAGGGCCAAGTGCAAACAGTCGATGCTCCTGAAGGATTACCATACCGCTCGTTGTTATGGATCAATGATCACGAAATTCTGTGTGGCGGTTACTCATGTCACCCTGTAATGTTCACTGAGGGCACTGGAGCTTGGAAATTCTCCCAAAGTCTGGATCAAGTCAACAAAGGTGCTCCAGCCGCTTCTCACTTTGCTGGTGAcaatgatgaggatgatgaaaaccCAACTTTTGGTATGTCAGCCTTGAGGAAATTTAAAGAGTTGGATTTGAAGGGTAAAGTCACTGCTCATGAGCAGGAAAGTGCACATGAGAACGCCATTGTTCAACTAAGGACTTTTGCCGAATCGAACGGTCAAGTAACACAGGTATCGTCATGCGGTCTAGATGGTAAAATCGTCATTTACTCCGTTTAA
- the SWC5 gene encoding Swc5p (similar to Saccharomyces cerevisiae SWC5 (YBR231C); ancestral locus Anc_6.138) has product MADNTIKLREEEDVFDEEQYNEEEDEDFNPEQGKQSEDEDEEDESKPTESSKHKDGRNIDYSRIESESGGLVRTRRARLLEDELKSKRKYEGLQAGSISDSVKDIWNELKETTNKRLKDRAFCGSVLADDDGVRAESYQEERILIKRHYKFAGETKHEERLVPISSSEAQEYLRSHKFQNKSDTRSEYLRKPIAEKEVPIRTEEERKRLRRPLKRSPYLEQIIAGSLKPKLTTLEKSSMDWATYVDKEGLNDELTLYNKDGYLAKQDFLNRVEMVKDSRYRELRQKQLAMQLQEQQQ; this is encoded by the coding sequence ATGGCTGATAATACTATTAAGCTTCGAGAGGAGGAGGATGTATTTGATGAGGAACAGTataacgaagaagaagatgaggacTTCAATCCCGAACAAGGTAAACAAAGTGAggacgaggatgaagaggatgaaagTAAACCAACAGAGAGTAGTAAGCATAAAGACGGTCGCAATATTGACTATTCTAGAATCGAGAGCGAAAGCGGTGGATTAGTTAGAACGAGAAGGGCAAGGCTGCTGGAGGATGAGCTCAAATCAAAACGAAAGTACGAGGGATTACAGGCTGGGTCCATTTCAGACTCAGTGAAGGACATTTGGAATGAGTTAAAAGAGACGACAAATAAGAGACTTAAAGATCGGGCATTTTGTGGGTCTGTGCTTGCCGATGATGATGGAGTGAGAGCAGAGAGCTACCAGGAGGAACGTATACTGATCAAAAGACATTACAAGTTTGCAGGAGAGACTAAACATGAGGAGAGGTTAgttccaatttcaagttcgGAAGCACAAGAGTACCTTAGAAGCCATAAATTCCAAAATAAATCGGATACAAGATCAGAATATCTGCGAAAGCCCATCGCTGAAAAGGAAGTCCCGATAagaactgaagaagaacgtAAACGACTGCGAAGACCTTTGAAAAGGTCGCCATATCTGGAACAAATAATTGCAGGATCCTTGAAGCCCAAACTGACAACACTTGAGAAGTCAAGCATGGATTGGGCTACTTATGTGGATAAGGAAGGACTCAATGATGAGTTAACTTTGTATAATAAGGATGGGTACTTGGCCAAGCAGGATTTCTTGAATCGTGTTGAAATGGTAAAGGATAGTAGGTATAGGGAGCTGAGACAGAAACAGCTCGCGATGCAATTGCAGGAGCAACAGCAGTAG
- the DAD3 gene encoding Dad3p (similar to Saccharomyces cerevisiae DAD3 (YBR233W-A); ancestral locus Anc_6.142) → MQEELSILQQNVLERYRKLAEVLHSLDDTFKQFNDTDKEHVSSEVVLQQMREIEVKIGLVGTLLKGSVYSLILQRRQELEREGS, encoded by the coding sequence atgcaagaagaattgagcATTTTGCAACAAAATGTGTTAGAGCGATACCGCAAATTGGCTGAAGTGTTGCATTCATTAGACGATACcttcaaacaattcaaTGACACTGACAAAGAACACGTTTCATCTGAAGTAGTGTTGCAACAAATGAGAGAGATTGAAGTCAAGATTGGATTAGTGGGAACGCTGTTGAAAGGAAGTGTTTACTCGTTAATTTTACAACGAAGGCAAGAACTGGAACGCGAAGGGAGCTAG
- the TAF6 gene encoding TATA-binding protein-associated factor TAF6 (similar to Saccharomyces cerevisiae TAF6 (YGL112C); ancestral locus Anc_6.141), giving the protein MSNQQQSYTIWSPQDTVKDVTESLGIDSISDDVLKALAMDVEYRILEIIEQAVKFKRHSKRDALTTDDISKALRVLNVEPLYGYHDGSAIDKDVTFSRVNAAGGQTVYYLDDEEVDFDKLINEPLPQVPRLPTFSTHWLAVEGVQPAIIQNPNLNDIRISQPPIVRGAIVTALNDNSLQTSSAAAISLSEEKHAQHLSTVKPGQNIEVKPLVKHVLSKELQVYFNKVISALTSKNGNDENGQHMKAAALTSLKTDSGLHQLVPYFIQFIAEQITHNLSDLELLTTILEMIYSLLSNESIFLDPYIHSLMPSILTLLLAKKLGGSPSSDSPEDVSAFLERTNALRDFAASLLDYVLKKFPQVYKSLKPRVTRTLLKTFLDTNRVFGTYYGCLRGVSMFESEFIRFFLGNLNNWARLVFNEQNMTLDTIRENKCVKFSPQEEELLVDTVISALSILKGDLLDMYEGKGRDITENDKERLASRVGLTIASRILERDDAGELIDAIFFGE; this is encoded by the coding sequence ATGTCAAACCAACAGCAGTCGTATACAATATGGTCTCCCCAGGATACAGTCAAAGATGTGACCGAATCGTTAGGTATTGATAGCATTAGTGATGATGTGTTAAAGGCATTGGCGATGGATGTTGAATACCGAATTCTAGAGATAATTGAACAAGCAGTCAAATTCAAGAGACATTCGAAAAGAGATGCCCTTACAACTGATGATATATCGAAGGCTTTAAGAGTATTGAATGTAGAACCCTTATATGGTTACCATGATGGTTCGGCAATCGACAAGGATGTGACATTTAGCAGAGTAAATGCAGCTGGAGGTCAAACCGTTTACTACctagatgatgaagaggtcGATTTCGATAAATTAATAAATGAACCTTTACCACAAGTGCCTCGTTTACCAACTTTCAGTACACATTGGTTAGCAGTGGAAGGTGTACAACCGGCAATAATACAAAATCCTAACCTAAATGATATAAGAATTTCACAGCCACCGATTGTGAGAGGAGCTATTGTGACGGCTTTGAATGATAACAGTTTACAAACGTCatctgctgctgccatATCACTCAGCGAAGAGAAGCATGCACAACACTTGTCTACCGTGAAGCCAGGCCAAAACATAGAAGTGAAGCCGTTAGTCAAGCACGTACTGTCAAAGGAGCTGCAAGTTTACTTCAATAAAGTCATCTCTGCTCTCACATCAAAGAACGGGAATGACGAAAACGGTCAGCACATGAAGGCAGCTGCTCTAACTTCTCTAAAGACAGACAGTGGATTACATCAGTTGGTACCATATTTCATACAATTCATCGCAGAACAGATTACACACAATTTGTCAGATTTAGAGTTGCTGACTACTATTCTCGAGATGATCTACTCACTGCTCAGTAACGAGTCTATCTTTCTCGATCCATACATTCATTCTTTGATGCCTTCAATTCTCACACTGCTACttgccaagaaacttggaGGAAGCCCTTCAAGCGATTCACCTGAAGATGTTAGTGCCTTTTTGGAGAGGACTAATGCACTTCGTGATTTTGCAGCTTCTCTACTCGACTACgttctgaagaagttccCACAAGTCTACAAATCCTTGAAACCTCGTGTCACAAGGACATTGCTGAAGACATTCCTCGATACAAATCGTGTTTTTGGGACTTATTATGGTTGCCTGCGCGGTGTGTCAATGTTTGAATCTGAGTTCATCAGATTTTTCCTAGGGAACTTGAATAATTGGGCCAGGTTAGTCTTTAATGAGCAGAACATGACTTTGGATACCATTCGCGAAAATAAATGTGTCAAGTTTTCTCCGCAAGAAGAGGAGCTTCTGGTTGACACGGTTATTAGTGCCCTGTCAATACTGAAGGGAGACCTGCTTGACATGTATGAAGGGAAAGGAAGAGACATTACGGAAAATGACAAAGAAAGGCTAGCTAGTAGGGTTGGCCTTACCATCGCCAGTAGGATTCTGGAACGTGATGACGCCGGAGAATTGATAGATGCAATTTTTTTCGGTGAATAA